A genomic stretch from Ursus arctos isolate Adak ecotype North America unplaced genomic scaffold, UrsArc2.0 scaffold_21, whole genome shotgun sequence includes:
- the LOC113241797 gene encoding histone H1.0 has translation MTENSTSTPAAKPKRAKASKKSTDHPKYSDMIVAAIQAEKNRAGSSRQSIQKFIKSHYKVGENADSQVKLSIKRLVTTGVLKQTKGVGASGSFRLAKSDEPKRSVAFKKTKKEVKKVATPKKAAKPKKAASKTPSKKPKATPVKKAKKKPAATPKKTKKPKTVKAKPVKASKPKKAKPVKPKAKSSAKRAGKKK, from the coding sequence ATGACCGAGAACTCCACGTCCACCCCTGCGGCCAAGCCCAAGCGGGCCAAGGCCTCCAAGAAGTCCACAGACCACCCCAAGTATTCAGACATGATCGTGGCTGCTATCCAGGCGGAGAAGAACCGCGCTGGCTCCTCGCGTCAGTCCATCCAGAAGTTCATCAAGAGCCACTACAAGGTGGGTGAGAACGCCGACTCGCAGGTCAAGTTGTCCATCAAGCGCCTGGTCACCACTGGGGTCCTCAAGCAGACCAAGGGGGTGGGTGCCTCGGGGTCCTTCCGGCTGGCCAAAAGCGACGAGCCCAAGAGGTCGGTGGCCTTCAAGAAGACGAAGAAGGAAGTCAAGAAGGTGGCCACGCCAAAGAAGGCAGCCAAGCCCAAGAAGGCTGCCTCCAAAACCCCAAGCAAGAAGCCCAAAGCCACCCCAGTCAAGAAGGCCAAGAAGAAGCCGGCTGCCACGcccaagaaaaccaaaaaacccaagaCTGTCAAGGCCAAGCCGGTCAAGGCATCCAAGCCTAAGAAGGCCAAACCAGTGAAGCCCAAAGCCAAGTCCAGTGCCAAGAGAGCCGGCAAGAAGAAGTGA